The following are from one region of the Nymphaea colorata isolate Beijing-Zhang1983 chromosome 7, ASM883128v2, whole genome shotgun sequence genome:
- the LOC116257024 gene encoding carboxylesterase SOBER1-like: MANCRRGSTGLAIGGLPPITTTIVKPIVLLSLTGAVLSLFFLWISSNSSRVGLHIGGWRRPMTESAGGGGGVPAETMPPPRAFILWLHGLGDSGPANEPIKSFFTSREFSATRWSFPSAPVMPVSCNGGISMPSWFDIHEIPIAADAPKDEEGVMKAVQNVHRIIDNEVAAGVPPENIFLCGFSQGGALTLASVLLYPRRLGGGAIFSGWVPFNSSIIEKIPQDAKKTPIIWSHGMADKTVLFEAGQAGPPFLQAAGIVSCEFKAYPGLAHSISTKELQSLESWIKSRLRT, encoded by the exons ATGGCGAATTGCCGGCGGGGGAGCACCGGACTTGCCATCGGAGGGCTGCCACCCATCACCACCACGATCGTTAAGCCCATCGTCCTCCTCTCGCTCACCGGCGCCGTCCTGtcgcttttctttctttggatttCCAGTAACAGCAGCCGAGTCGGGCTTCACATTGGTGGGTGGAGGAGGCCGATGACTGAGAGTgcaggcggaggaggaggagttccAGCGGAAACCATGCCACCTCCCCGTGCCTTTATCTTATGGCTCCACGGCCTTGGCGATTCTGGGCCGGCGAACGAACCCATTAAGTCTTTCTTCACCTCCCGGGAGTTCTCAGCCACCCGCTGGTCCTTTCCCTCTGCACCAGTCATGCCCGTCTCCTGCAACG GTGGTATTTCAATGCCTTCGTGGTTTGACATCCATGAAATACCAATTGCTGCT GATGCTCCAAAAGATGAAGAGGGAGTCATGAAAGCTGTTCAAAATGTGCACAGGATTATAGACAATGAGGTAGCTGCTGGAGTGCCACCTGAAAACATATTTCTTTGTGGTTTTAGTCAAGGAG GTGCACTGACCCTAGCAAGTGTACTGCTCTATCCGAGGAGACTTGGTGGAGGTGCCATATTTAGTGGATGGGTTCCTTTTAACTCATCTATCATAGAAAAGATTCCTCAAGATGCTAAAAAG ACACCTATAATCTGGTCTCATGGGATGGCTGATAAAACAGTCTTGTTTGAAGCTGGTCAAGCTGGTCCACCTTTCCTACAAGCAGCTGGCATCGTTAGCTGTGAATTCAAG GCGTATCCTGGTCTTGCCCATTCCATTAGCACAAAGGAGCTGCAATCCCTTGAATCGTGGATTAAAAGCCGTTTGAGGACCTGA